In the genome of Arachis stenosperma cultivar V10309 chromosome 2, arast.V10309.gnm1.PFL2, whole genome shotgun sequence, the window ATCTCATTCTCCATCTTTAAAAACAAATGCTAGCTTAGATTATTGTTTGCtattacaaaagagaaaaatttaaaagacaTAGTATGCTATTAGATTAAATTTTCACTAACAATATTTAGTGTGTAAGACTTTCACATTAAAAAGAAATTCCATTACAAATTGATCAGGAATGCATGGCACATTATTATTTACCTCAGTGGCTGATATGTATCCATCATTATTTCTATCAAACACTTTAAATGCATCTTTTAACTCCTCAGCCTGATTTTCCTGTTACAATAATTGACAATAACATCATTATTAGTCTCAAGCAAAtacttcaaatatttttttttaaaaaaaagagaagaaaatgcTCAAAGTTCAAACTTGGTGGCCTAATTAATAAGCAATTCCTCAATGTATATAGTTTTTCTAACCTTGATTTTCCTTCCCATAAAAGTCAAGAACTCTTCAAAATTTATTATCCCATTTGCATCAATATCAGCTTCACTAATCATTTCTTGGACTTCTTCTTTTGTTGAATTTCCATCTAATTGTTGTAAAATTGCTATAAGCTCTTCCAAAGTAATGAATCCTATATAAGACATCaattaataagaataatgtCAGCATAAAATTGAACCATAATATTTAAAGGCAacatgataattaattaataagaacatatataattggtgcatattaaaCAATAATGTGAACATTCAATATAATTTTGTTCGTTTGTTCTATTAAATCGAAAGCCTAATGACTAATCTATACTGTAGAGACATATAAAATAGACAACCTTGTCAAATAAGCAAActctatttttatcttttaggAAGAATTGAATTCGAAGGTGATGGTTAAGGAACActataattaaaagaatttaattttaatgcattgTCAGTGTAAAATCATTTTACATGTATATCCAATTACATAATGTcacattaacaaaaataactacCTTTTACATTGACTGCATGAATGGTCATTTGCGACTGTGTAAAACATTTTATACTatcagtgcatcaaaattaaactctaattaAAATGCACAAAAGAACTCACCATCAGAGTCCTTGTCAATTACAGAAAAAGCTTCCCGAAATTTGGCAATCTGATCTTCTGTTAATGAagttgccatttaatttcttgttgttGAAGGTACAAAAACTGAAGTATATATATAGTAGCTTGAAAATTCTCTAATAGTATGAATTGGTTGTTGGGGTGAGAGAGAAAAAATGTTTGTCTTATGTCTTATGATGCTGTTTTCTTTGTCTCCTTCAGTCCTTTGTGCTTTTATAGCTGAAAGTggcaatttttattttttatttttctgtttgttCCTTCAATTCATTGATTAGTCAAACTGTCAACACACGCTCATGATGGAGAAATCATAAATCAAAGTGGAGAAAACTTCCAGAATCCACAAGTCTTGAGTCCTCTATTAAATCGTTGAAAACTTTCAATTATATCGGATTTCATTATTCCTATCTATCTAAATCATTAAATCGTTTGTTagtcttttaattttctttctattGCTTTTACTTCTTTGAACAAAGTATACCGATACAATTCAataccttttttttctttctaaataagtgcctatttaaaattaattatgtttaGTGGACACAAAAATTTAATCACCTATTAACCTattataaaaatacatatttggTATTTATAAGAAAAAATGATTATATTGctataaattaaaatatgtttattctATCATAACAGTATTGATTATtatgttataaaatatttaattattctaacaATTCATTACTTTGTAAAATAACATGTATGAAAATATATGACAATTAATTTTATGACTTAATTTTTATGTTGATTgagcattttttatttgaaaaagcTAAGCAACATAATTTTTTCTACTAGTAATCTTGTTAAATACTAAAGCAAAAAGACAAatagaaagagaaaacaaatatacaaattttaataaataaatgcaACACTTTTGTGGCCTTTTTTTTTATGGAAGTAAAAGTAGTGATATATTctaacatttaatttttttttttgtttttcaaaagtGTGAAATGTATATAAATCAAAAGGTTTGATTTTTgtacttcaaatttttttaacagaAATCTCTTGATTCAATTTTCGTATCTCTCACAGATTGGATGGTCCAATTTCTATACCTCTCACAAATCAAACGGTCTGATTTTTACTTCACTAATTAAATAGTTCTATATTTGAGAATAATACTTCATCGGTTCacatttcaaaaaaatatcattactactccaatatcaaaaataaaaagtgcaCTTCTTTTGTATAATTAACTGAATTAtctaatatatttaaaatgatTTTCCTAATTCTTATGCATAAACTAAATTAAACATTTATTTAGGCACAGGTTACTTTCATTGACCTACCAAAACAAACACACATTAATTGTAATTGGAAACAAATGGAGTAGGTAATAGATAATCTAGAATAAtggaaactaaaaaaaaaaaaaaaaaccctttaGCTCTTATACCATTTATTAACACTTTTCTATCCGTGTATTTGTTGAATTAAACATTAAACTTTGAATTATAGGACATTTCAGAACACtcaaaaatttagtaaaaattaACCAACAACTGTCATATTTGAACACGTGCATTCTATTCTAACCTTAACCCCAAATGGTTGGTTGACACTTTTGTTATTTCAGGTACGTTATAAGTTGTTGACCAAAAAAACAAAGTTTTCATGTTGAAGATTTTGCTTTTTTTTCCTGGTTCATAACTTGTTGAAAATTCCATTGGTGCGGTTTGGAGTAATTAATTTGTGTTCTTTCTCTCTGCAGGTCTCTGAGGGTAGCTACAATATTTGTTCCGGTATTATACCCgagcaaaattaaaaaataaattactctttttttttatttgataataaaatattatgtttgagataaattctaaataattaatttattgatcgGATCATTTTCATTTTGATGGGATTATTAAACCTGATAAATACTCGTGTAAATTCATGTTTCAAAAACTTATT includes:
- the LOC130962122 gene encoding calmodulin-1-like; the encoded protein is MATSLTEDQIAKFREAFSVIDKDSDGFITLEELIAILQQLDGNSTKEEVQEMISEADIDANGIINFEEFLTFMGRKIKENQAEELKDAFKVFDRNNDGYISATELRHVMMKMGERLTDEEAEEMIREADLDGDGQVSYEEFARMMLLN